A genomic segment from Pseudoduganella chitinolytica encodes:
- a CDS encoding SRPBCC family protein, whose protein sequence is MKRLVTLAALAVGGALLAKQLKKNGAKGNSSSVKESITVDVPVRTAYDQWTQFEEFPKFMDSVHEIKQLDNKRLHWKADVMGKPIEWDAEIVRQIPDKRIAWRSTTGTPNSGVVTFESLGANQTRIVLEMTYTPEGPVEAVGDALGAVRVEARGNLKRFKEMIESRGHETGAWRGTIAGQGEPVTTH, encoded by the coding sequence ATGAAACGACTCGTTACTCTCGCGGCGCTGGCTGTCGGCGGCGCCTTGCTCGCGAAACAGTTGAAGAAGAATGGCGCCAAGGGCAACAGCTCGTCCGTGAAGGAATCCATTACCGTCGACGTGCCGGTGCGCACGGCGTACGACCAGTGGACCCAGTTCGAGGAGTTCCCGAAGTTCATGGACAGCGTGCATGAAATCAAGCAGCTGGACAACAAACGCCTGCACTGGAAGGCCGATGTGATGGGCAAGCCGATCGAATGGGATGCCGAGATCGTCAGGCAGATCCCGGACAAGCGCATCGCCTGGCGCAGCACGACGGGGACGCCCAACAGCGGCGTGGTGACGTTCGAATCGCTGGGGGCGAACCAGACCCGCATCGTGCTGGAGATGACGTACACGCCGGAAGGGCCCGTCGAAGCGGTCGGCGACGCGCTGGGCGCCGTGCGGGTGGAGGCACGCGGCAACCTGAAGCGCTTCAAGGAAATGATCGAGTCGCGCGGCCATGAGACGGGTGCGTGGCGCGGCACGATTGCCGGGCAGGGTGAGCCGGTGACGACCCACTGA
- the fusA gene encoding elongation factor G produces the protein MSRKTPIERYRNIGISAHIDAGKTTTTERILFYTGVNHKIGEVHNGAATMDWMEQEQERGITITSAATTAFWRGMAGNFPEHRINIIDTPGHVDFTIEVERSMRVLDGAVMVYDAVGGVQPQSETVWRQANKYKVPRIAFVNKMDRVGADFFRVQQQIRERLKGNPVPIQIPVGAEDHYQGVVDLVKMRAIIWDDTSQGLHFTYEDIPADLLPLAQKWHEAMVEAAAEATPELTEKYLNGEALTEAEIKAALRLRTIRSEIVPMLAGSAFKNKGVQAMLDAVVEYLPSPADVPAIAGHDEDDNEIERHPTDEDPFAALAFKIMTDPFVGQLAFFRVYSGVVHSGDSVYNPTKGQKERLGRILQMHANERKEIKDVYAGDIAAAVGLKAVTTGDTLSSPEHVIVLEKMVFPEPVISQAVEPKTKADQEKMGVALNRLAQEDPSFRVHTDEESGQTIMSGMGELHLEILVDRMKREFGVDATVGKPQVAYRETIQKAVADVEGKFIKQSGGKGQYGHVVLKLEPLEHGKGYEFVDAIKGGVVPREYIPAVDKGIQETLRSGVLAGYPVVDVRATLTFGSYHDVDSNENAFRMAGSMAFKDGMRRADPQLLEPMMDVEVETPEEFMGNVMGDLTTRRGMVQGMDEIPGGGGKLIRALVPLAEMFGYSTTLRSLTQGRATYTMEFKHYAAVPKHILDQIATGRKG, from the coding sequence ATGAGCCGCAAGACCCCCATCGAGCGTTACCGCAATATCGGCATCTCCGCCCATATCGACGCCGGCAAGACGACGACGACGGAACGCATCCTGTTCTACACGGGCGTCAACCACAAGATCGGCGAAGTGCACAACGGCGCCGCGACGATGGACTGGATGGAGCAGGAGCAGGAGCGCGGCATCACGATCACGTCCGCCGCCACCACGGCGTTCTGGCGGGGCATGGCCGGCAATTTCCCCGAGCACCGCATCAACATCATCGATACCCCGGGCCACGTCGACTTCACCATCGAGGTGGAGCGTTCGATGCGCGTGCTGGACGGCGCGGTGATGGTGTACGACGCCGTCGGCGGCGTGCAGCCCCAGTCCGAGACCGTGTGGCGCCAGGCGAACAAGTACAAGGTGCCGCGTATCGCGTTCGTCAACAAGATGGACCGCGTGGGTGCGGACTTCTTCCGCGTGCAGCAGCAGATCCGCGAGCGCCTGAAGGGCAACCCGGTGCCGATCCAGATTCCGGTAGGCGCGGAGGACCACTACCAGGGCGTCGTCGACCTGGTCAAGATGCGCGCGATCATCTGGGACGACACCAGCCAGGGCCTGCATTTCACCTACGAGGACATCCCGGCCGACCTGCTGCCGTTGGCGCAGAAATGGCACGAGGCGATGGTGGAGGCGGCCGCCGAGGCGACCCCGGAGCTGACGGAAAAATACCTGAACGGCGAGGCGCTGACGGAAGCGGAAATCAAGGCCGCACTGCGCCTGCGCACGATCCGCAGCGAGATCGTGCCCATGCTGGCCGGCAGCGCGTTCAAGAACAAGGGCGTGCAGGCGATGCTGGACGCCGTCGTCGAATACCTGCCGTCGCCGGCGGACGTGCCCGCGATCGCCGGCCACGACGAGGACGACAACGAGATCGAGCGTCACCCGACCGACGAGGACCCGTTCGCCGCGCTGGCGTTCAAGATCATGACCGATCCGTTCGTCGGCCAGCTGGCGTTCTTCCGCGTGTATTCCGGCGTGGTGCATTCCGGCGACAGCGTCTACAACCCGACCAAGGGACAGAAGGAGCGCCTCGGCCGCATCCTGCAGATGCATGCCAACGAGCGCAAGGAGATCAAGGACGTGTACGCGGGCGACATCGCCGCCGCCGTCGGCCTGAAGGCCGTGACGACGGGCGACACGCTGTCCTCGCCGGAACACGTGATCGTGCTGGAAAAGATGGTGTTCCCGGAGCCCGTGATTTCGCAGGCGGTGGAGCCGAAGACGAAGGCCGACCAGGAGAAGATGGGCGTCGCGCTGAACCGGCTGGCGCAGGAGGACCCGTCGTTCCGCGTCCATACGGACGAGGAATCGGGCCAGACCATCATGTCGGGCATGGGCGAACTGCACCTGGAGATCCTGGTGGACCGGATGAAGCGCGAGTTTGGCGTCGATGCAACTGTCGGCAAGCCGCAGGTGGCCTACCGCGAGACCATCCAGAAGGCCGTGGCCGACGTCGAGGGCAAGTTCATCAAGCAGTCCGGCGGCAAGGGCCAGTATGGCCACGTGGTGCTGAAGCTGGAACCGCTCGAACACGGCAAGGGCTACGAGTTTGTCGACGCCATCAAGGGCGGCGTGGTGCCGCGCGAATACATCCCGGCCGTGGACAAGGGCATCCAGGAGACCCTGCGTTCCGGCGTGCTGGCGGGCTATCCCGTGGTCGACGTGCGCGCCACGCTGACGTTCGGCTCCTACCACGACGTCGACTCGAACGAGAACGCGTTCCGCATGGCCGGCTCGATGGCGTTCAAGGACGGCATGCGCCGCGCGGACCCGCAACTGCTGGAACCGATGATGGACGTCGAGGTGGAAACGCCGGAGGAATTCATGGGCAACGTGATGGGCGACCTGACGACCCGGCGTGGCATGGTGCAGGGCATGGACGAGATCCCGGGCGGCGGAGGCAAGCTGATCCGCGCACTGGTCCCGCTGGCGGAGATGTTCGGCTACTCGACCACCTTGCGCTCGCTGACGCAGGGCCGTGCCACGTACACGATGGAATTCAAGCACTATGCTGCCGTGCCGAAGCACATCCTGGACCAGATCGCGACAGGGCGCAAAGGCTGA
- a CDS encoding phospholipase A has translation MTIKSSSSPLLLAIAALAPSFVQAQVASDAPQSVTAPVEQTLERCALLGDPTNRLACYDALAKRAPVSDGVVVANGGAQAASPATARTGVLVDPDASRQAAAAAPAATQVSHLVPLWELDAGSKRGVFNIRPHRDTYLLLANYSNSINDGPFKEYTPAGIKSKHVELMYQLSFKMKAMETIAGSPVDLWFGYTQQSFWQAYNRSASSPFRETNYQPEVMAVVPIGKRLGGFDFRYASLGVVHQSNGQTATLSRSWNRLYGEVGGEYGKLAVTARIWKRLDNDKSDNDNLDIADFMGHGDVRVSYRDNGTEYSLLARRNFHTKHGAVQLGWAAPIRANLKGYLQFFSGMARA, from the coding sequence ATGACAATCAAATCAAGCTCCTCTCCTCTCCTGTTGGCCATAGCCGCCCTTGCCCCTTCCTTCGTCCAGGCGCAGGTCGCCAGCGACGCGCCGCAGTCCGTGACGGCGCCCGTCGAGCAGACGCTGGAGCGCTGCGCGCTGCTGGGCGACCCCACCAACCGGCTGGCCTGCTATGACGCGCTGGCCAAGCGGGCGCCGGTGTCCGATGGCGTCGTTGTCGCCAATGGTGGCGCCCAGGCGGCATCCCCGGCAACCGCCCGAACCGGCGTGCTGGTCGATCCCGACGCGTCGCGCCAGGCGGCCGCCGCCGCGCCAGCCGCGACGCAGGTCTCGCACCTGGTCCCGCTGTGGGAACTGGACGCGGGCAGCAAGCGCGGCGTGTTCAACATCCGCCCGCACCGCGACACCTACCTGCTGCTGGCAAACTACAGCAACAGCATCAACGACGGTCCGTTCAAGGAGTACACGCCGGCCGGCATCAAGTCCAAGCACGTGGAGCTGATGTACCAGCTGAGCTTCAAGATGAAGGCGATGGAAACGATCGCCGGCTCGCCCGTCGACCTGTGGTTCGGCTACACCCAGCAGAGCTTCTGGCAGGCGTACAACCGCAGCGCCTCCAGCCCGTTCCGCGAGACCAACTACCAGCCCGAAGTGATGGCGGTGGTACCGATCGGCAAGCGCCTGGGCGGCTTCGATTTCCGCTACGCCAGCCTGGGCGTGGTGCACCAGTCGAACGGCCAGACGGCGACGTTGTCGCGCAGCTGGAACCGGCTGTACGGGGAAGTGGGAGGAGAGTATGGCAAGCTGGCGGTGACGGCGCGCATCTGGAAGCGCCTCGACAACGACAAGTCCGACAACGACAACCTCGACATCGCCGACTTCATGGGCCATGGCGACGTGCGCGTGTCGTACCGCGACAATGGCACGGAGTATTCGCTGCTGGCGCGGCGGAATTTCCACACCAAGCACGGCGCCGTGCAGCTGGGCTGGGCGGCACCGATCCGCGCCAACCTGAAAGGCTACCTGCAGTTCTTCTCGGGTATGGCCAGAGCCTGA